CCAAATCGTGGCTTCGTAGTCCGATTCCTTTTGCCACCAGCCGAAACCGATGCAACCGGCGCCGCCGGGCGCCGCGCCGCAGGCCAGCGAGCCGCCGCCGTCGATTTTTCGCGTGCTGCCATCGAGCCAGACTACATAACGTACGCCGGTCTTCGTGACTTGCTCCGCCACGCCCGGACGGGCGAGCAACGCGCTCATGGCCTCGGGCTTGCCGGGTGCGGTGCTCGGCTCGAACCACGGAAACATCTGATCGACGAAATCGTTGTTGTCGTGGACCGCGATGCCATGGCGGCCGCCGTCCAGACCTTCACCGATGCAATCCATGAAATCGTCTTCGGCGCCGGCGCCTTCGATTTGCGGCTTGGCGAGGATGACGACGCGTTCGCCCTTGGCGATGGGTGTGGCCATTTCGCGCGATTCTTCGATGCGCGCCTGCATGCAACCACTGGCGAGAACTACTCCCAGGCAGGCATAACTCACGCGGATTGCGCTCTTCATGGACCTTCTCCCAGGACGAGATGAGGGATGTCGATGGGCGCGGCAAGTATGCCACGTTGCAGCATCGTCACTTTGTGACCTCATGCTGCGCATTGGGGTTCCCAACTTAATGCGCGCTTACACAAAGTTACAAAGGCAGATCCAGGGACATCTGGGGATGAGTACGTACGGGAGGCCGGAAGAGATTCGTCGGCAGCTCATTTCTTCGGTCGGCCACGAAAGCGAGGCGCCGCACCGCGAGTGCGAAGCGTTGGCGGATGAGCTGCGCCACCGGACCCGTGGCGTGCATGCGGGTCCCGAACTCGGGATCGTTGTCGCGTTCGCCGCGCATGGCGCGGATCGCCGACATGACGTGCGCGGCGCGCGCGGGAAAATGTTCGGCTAGCCATTCGCGGAACAGGTCTTTCACTTCCCATGGCAGGCGCACGACGGTGTAACCGGCGTAGGTAGCGCCGGCCTCGCGTGCGGCTTCGAGAACCGCCTCGATCTCGTGTTCGGTGAGGATGGGGATGATCGGCGCGACCAGCACGCCCACCGGCACGCCGGACTCCGCCAGCACGCGCATGGCCTTGAGGCGCGCGCCCGCGGCGGCGGCGCGTGGTTCGAGAACGCGCTTCATGTCGTTGTCGAGCGTCGGGATGCTGAACATCACGCGCGTCAGTCCGTCGCGCGCGAGCTCGCTGAGCAGATCGACGTCGCGGGCGACGAGCGCGCCCTTGGTGGTGATGGTCACGGGATGCCTGCAGCGCAGCAGGACTTCGAGGATCGAGCGGGTGACCTTGAGGGATTTTTCCAGTGGTTGGTATGGGTCGGTATTGGCGCCGAGCATGATCGGCGCGGGTTTGTAGTTGCGCGCCGCGAGTTCGGATTCGAGCACCTTGGCGGCGTCGGCTTTGTAGAAGAGCCTGGTTTCGAAATCGAGGCCTGGGGAAAGGCCGACGTAGGCGTGGCTGGGGCGGGCGTAGCAATAAATGCAGCCGTGTTCGCAGCCGCGGTATGGATTGATGGACGCCTGGAAAAGGATGTCGGGCGATTTGTTGCGGCTGATGATCGAGCGCGCGGGCTCGGGCAACACGATGGTTTCGCGCTTGTCGGGTTCTTCGTCCTCGTACCAGCCGTCGTGCTCGAGGGTTTGCGTCAGCTTGTCGAAGCGGCCGGGGGGCTGTGACAACGCACCCCGGCCTTTGATTGAGCCTGCCATGCGCGAACTGTATTTATGTACAGGTCGCGCGTAAATCCAGTTCGGCTGGGTGCGCGGAGCTGTACGGAGAGTGGTGCCGGGGTGCAATTCTCGTAATTGAGCCGGTGCCGGGTGGTCACAACAACGCTCGCTCAATTACGAGAATTGCACCCCGGCACCACTCTCCTAGTGCGTCGGTTCGGGGAAGCGGTCGAGCTTGCGCAGCTCGGGGAAGATTTTCATATACGAGCCGACGACGATGAGCGTCGCACAGCCGCCGAGCACGACGGCCCGCACCGTGCCGAGATATTTTCCGGTCACGCCCGATTCGAATTCTCCGAGTTCGTTCGACGCGCCGATGAACATGGAATTCACCGCGCTCACGCGGCCACGGATCGCATCCGGCGTTTCGAGCTGCACCAGCAGCTGGCGGACGAACACGCTGACCATGTCGCCCGCGCCTAACAAGGCGAGCACGAACAGCGACAGCCAGAAGTTGGTCGACAGGCCGAGAATGATGGTCGCGACGCCGAACACCGCGACGCCACCGAACATCCAGCGCCCGGCGTGCCGCTCGATCGCGCGCAGGCCGAGTACCAGCGCAACGATCGCCGCA
This sequence is a window from Pseudomonadota bacterium. Protein-coding genes within it:
- a CDS encoding PA0069 family radical SAM protein — protein: MAGSIKGRGALSQPPGRFDKLTQTLEHDGWYEDEEPDKRETIVLPEPARSIISRNKSPDILFQASINPYRGCEHGCIYCYARPSHAYVGLSPGLDFETRLFYKADAAKVLESELAARNYKPAPIMLGANTDPYQPLEKSLKVTRSILEVLLRCRHPVTITTKGALVARDVDLLSELARDGLTRVMFSIPTLDNDMKRVLEPRAAAAGARLKAMRVLAESGVPVGVLVAPIIPILTEHEIEAVLEAAREAGATYAGYTVVRLPWEVKDLFREWLAEHFPARAAHVMSAIRAMRGERDNDPEFGTRMHATGPVAQLIRQRFALAVRRLAFVADRRNELPTNLFRPPVRTHPQMSLDLPL